Below is a window of Hydrogenimonas sp. DNA.
CACCACACCGCCGCCGACGAGACTCTGAGCGAAGCTATGATGCCGCATATTGCCGCGGCCGCTTCGAAGATGCCTCTCGATGATTTCATAGATGAGCTGGTCGATACCGAGAACCCGAACGAGAGTGAAACCTACGGATTTTTTCTTACAAACTTCAAACCTTCGGTGGAGGGGTTCATGAAGGAGAAGAGCGCGACTCTTCAGAGTGCACTCGATGAGCTGGAGACGCTGAAGAAGTGAGAATCCATTTTATCGGAATCGGGGGCATAGGCATCTCGGCGCTGGCCAAGTTCATGGCCGGCGAAGGTCATACCGTAAGCGGGTCTGACCTGCGCCAGAGCGAGATTACGGACGAGCTTGCACACAAATTCGGGGCGAAGATAACCATTCCGCACCACGCCGAGGCTGTAGAGGGTGCCGATATCGTCATCCATTCGGCGGCGGTGAGGAAGAACAACCCTGAGTATATACGTGCGAAGGAGCTGGGTATTCCGCTCTTTGCGCGGAAAGATGCCCTGAAGTTCATTCTCGGAAAGAAGAGGGTCTTTGCTGTTGGCGGTGCGCACGGAAAGAGCACTACTTCCGCGATGCTGGCTGAGCTTCTTCCGGGGGCCAATGCCGTCATTGGGGCTATCTCCAAGGCGTTTCACTCCAATGTCCGCACGGTGCGCGGTGACGATGTGGTTTTCGAGGCGGATGAGAGCGATGCGAGTTTTCTCAACTGCAATCCCTACATGGCGATCGTTACCAATGTCGAGCCCGAGCATATGGAGTACTACGACTACGACCTGGATCGTTTCCATGCAGCCTACGAGGAGTTTCTGCGTCTGGCGTCTGTCAGGGTGGTAAACGGTGAGGACCCCTTCTTGCGCGGAGTAGAGCTCGAGGCGGTCAGGCTCTACCCCGGGAGGGATATAGGCAATATAGAGTATGTGCTGGTAGACAGTGAGCCGTATACC
It encodes the following:
- a CDS encoding UDP-N-acetylmuramate--alanine ligase; this translates as MRIHFIGIGGIGISALAKFMAGEGHTVSGSDLRQSEITDELAHKFGAKITIPHHAEAVEGADIVIHSAAVRKNNPEYIRAKELGIPLFARKDALKFILGKKRVFAVGGAHGKSTTSAMLAELLPGANAVIGAISKAFHSNVRTVRGDDVVFEADESDASFLNCNPYMAIVTNVEPEHMEYYDYDLDRFHAAYEEFLRLASVRVVNGEDPFLRGVELEAVRLYPGRDIGNIEYVLVDSEPYTRFDLAGMGRFEVFGIGEHIALDASLAILAAVTAGADPEEVRKRLKEYRGIKKRFDIIDKRDGLVVIDDYGHHPTEIKATMEALKIYAEMLGFSGIKAIWQPHKYSRTIDNLQGFVDSFGGVDELVILPIWAAGEVEVPVDLQGAFSGYDLTMAERVTKEDSKVKILDRRGQLLKSFDSGLVVAFGAGDITYQIRGLK